Proteins from one Ornithobacterium rhinotracheale genomic window:
- a CDS encoding aldose epimerase family protein, with translation MKNEFFPSENKSNLQRSDFQTEINGKETDLFILRNKNGMEIAVTNYGCALLSIMVPDKDGNYANVVLGHDSIDAVVNSPEPFLSTIIGRYGNRIKEGKFSLYEEDFKLTINNGPNSLHGGPTGFHARVWDAQQLDESTIQFNYVSQDGEEGFPGELSVEVIYSLTDNNEFVIEYIAETDKPTPVNLTQHAFFNLVGIQNPSPSIEDHILRINADFFVPIDENSIPTGEILKVQGTPMDFTEPHSVGERINSDFEQLKIGKGYDHCYVLNKAEAGELTFAALCEDPKSGRTLEVMTTEPGVQLYTGNWLGGFEGAQGATFPERSGLCFEAQVFPDTPNNAHFPSATLLPGDEYEQITVFKFGIKK, from the coding sequence ATGAAAAACGAATTTTTCCCAAGTGAAAATAAATCAAATTTGCAGCGCTCTGATTTTCAGACTGAAATCAACGGCAAAGAAACTGATTTATTTATCCTAAGAAATAAGAACGGAATGGAGATTGCCGTGACCAATTATGGCTGTGCGCTCCTTTCCATCATGGTTCCTGATAAAGATGGAAACTATGCCAATGTGGTTTTGGGACACGATAGCATCGATGCTGTGGTAAATAGCCCTGAGCCTTTCTTAAGCACCATCATTGGGCGATATGGTAATAGAATTAAAGAAGGTAAATTTTCTCTTTACGAAGAGGACTTCAAATTAACCATTAATAACGGGCCTAACTCTCTACATGGCGGGCCTACTGGATTCCATGCACGTGTGTGGGATGCTCAGCAGCTTGATGAGAGCACGATTCAGTTTAATTATGTTTCTCAAGATGGCGAAGAAGGATTCCCTGGAGAATTGAGCGTAGAAGTTATTTATTCCTTGACTGACAACAATGAATTTGTAATTGAATACATTGCTGAAACCGATAAGCCTACGCCTGTAAACTTAACACAGCATGCTTTCTTTAACTTGGTGGGCATCCAAAATCCATCGCCAAGTATTGAAGATCATATTTTGAGAATCAATGCGGATTTCTTTGTGCCGATTGATGAAAACTCTATCCCTACGGGTGAGATTTTAAAAGTGCAAGGTACTCCAATGGATTTCACCGAGCCACACAGCGTGGGGGAAAGAATCAACTCAGATTTTGAACAATTAAAAATCGGAAAAGGCTACGACCATTGCTATGTTTTGAACAAAGCCGAAGCTGGCGAATTGACTTTTGCTGCACTTTGCGAAGATCCTAAATCAGGTAGAACTTTAGAAGTAATGACTACAGAGCCTGGCGTTCAATTATATACTGGAAACTGGCTTGGTGGTTTTGAAGGTGCGCAAGGTGCTACTTTCCCAGAGCGTAGTGGTTTGTGTTTTGAAGCACAGGTTTTCCCAGACACTCCAAACAATGCACATTTCCCGTCTGCAACATTGTTACCAGGCGATGAATATGAACAAATTACAGTTTTTAAATTCGGAATTAAAAAATAA
- a CDS encoding thymidylate synthase, which translates to MQQYLKLVKEVLDNGSFKEDRTGTGTKSIFGHQMRFDLSEGFPLLTTKKLHLKSIIYELLWFLQGDTNIKYLTDHGVRIWNEWADENGDLGPVYGKQWRSWTAPNQKTIDQIQEAVDTIKNNPDSRRIIVSAWNVGELDQMALMPCHALFQFYVANGKLSLQLYQRSADIFLGVPFNIASYALLLKMMAQVCGLEAGEFIHTLGDAHIYSNHFEQMKKQLTREPYPLPQMEINPEVEDIFSFKYEDFSLKNYKAHPHIKGEVAV; encoded by the coding sequence ATGCAACAATACCTAAAATTAGTAAAAGAAGTTTTAGACAACGGCAGTTTTAAAGAAGACCGCACGGGAACGGGTACTAAAAGTATTTTTGGTCATCAGATGCGTTTTGATTTATCTGAAGGGTTTCCGTTACTCACGACCAAAAAATTGCACCTAAAATCAATTATTTACGAACTTTTATGGTTTTTGCAAGGCGATACCAACATTAAATATTTAACGGATCACGGCGTAAGAATCTGGAACGAATGGGCTGACGAAAACGGAGATTTAGGCCCCGTGTATGGCAAGCAATGGCGTAGCTGGACTGCTCCCAATCAAAAAACGATTGACCAAATTCAAGAGGCTGTAGATACGATTAAAAATAATCCAGATTCTAGAAGAATTATCGTTTCGGCTTGGAATGTAGGCGAACTAGACCAAATGGCTTTGATGCCTTGCCACGCACTTTTCCAGTTTTATGTGGCAAATGGCAAGCTTTCGTTGCAATTGTACCAGCGCAGTGCCGATATTTTCTTAGGCGTGCCATTCAATATTGCTTCGTATGCACTTTTGCTGAAAATGATGGCGCAAGTTTGCGGACTAGAAGCGGGTGAATTTATCCATACTTTGGGCGATGCACACATATACTCCAACCATTTTGAGCAAATGAAAAAGCAGCTCACTCGCGAGCCATACCCACTACCGCAGATGGAAATCAATCCTGAAGTGGAGGATATTTTTTCATTTAAATATGAAGATTTTAGCCTGAAAAATTACAAGGCTCATCCACACATCAAAGGTGAAGTGGCGGTGTAA
- a CDS encoding sigma-54-dependent transcriptional regulator, which produces MAKILIVEDEQAIRNVLKSILEDEDKSFKVDEAEDGEQAIDKIKNTDYDLVICDIKMPKKDGVEVLQEAIELNPDIPFLMVSGHGDIETAVNCIKKGAYDYIPKPPDLNRLLSSVRNAVDKKSLIQQNKSLKDENKALKRKVSAKYQMIGESKALTEIKEIIDKVAETDARVLIVGPNGTGKELVAHQIHEKSDRNKMPLVEVNCAAIPSELIESELFGHMKGSFTGAHKDKAGKFEQANKGTLFLDEIGDMSLSAQAKVLRALQEKKITRVGGDKEIPVDVRVLAATNKDLKKEIEEGNFREDLYHRLAVILVKVPALDDRKEDIPALVNHFSESISQEHGKATKEFSPEAIKELQSYSWTGNIRELRNVVERLIILGENPVSKKDVQSFVPKK; this is translated from the coding sequence ATGGCTAAAATCCTTATAGTTGAGGACGAACAAGCAATTCGCAATGTGCTAAAAAGTATTTTAGAAGATGAAGATAAATCTTTTAAGGTAGATGAGGCAGAAGATGGCGAACAAGCGATAGATAAAATCAAAAATACAGATTACGATCTCGTGATTTGCGATATTAAAATGCCTAAAAAAGATGGAGTTGAGGTGCTTCAGGAAGCAATAGAGCTAAATCCAGATATTCCATTTTTGATGGTTTCTGGACATGGCGATATCGAAACAGCGGTAAATTGCATCAAAAAAGGTGCATACGATTACATTCCAAAGCCGCCAGATTTAAACCGTTTACTCAGTAGTGTACGCAACGCAGTAGATAAGAAAAGTTTAATTCAACAAAATAAATCGTTAAAAGATGAAAATAAGGCACTTAAACGAAAAGTGAGTGCTAAATATCAAATGATTGGCGAATCAAAGGCTTTAACTGAAATCAAAGAAATTATAGATAAAGTTGCGGAGACCGATGCGCGTGTTTTGATTGTAGGACCCAACGGAACGGGAAAAGAATTGGTTGCACACCAAATTCACGAAAAATCAGACCGAAACAAAATGCCTTTGGTAGAAGTGAACTGTGCTGCGATTCCTTCAGAATTAATTGAAAGTGAGCTTTTTGGTCATATGAAAGGTTCGTTTACGGGAGCGCACAAAGACAAAGCAGGAAAATTTGAACAAGCTAATAAGGGTACACTTTTCTTAGATGAAATCGGGGATATGAGCCTTTCTGCGCAAGCCAAAGTGTTGCGCGCGTTGCAAGAAAAGAAAATCACGCGAGTAGGTGGGGACAAAGAAATTCCTGTGGATGTGCGTGTTTTGGCTGCGACTAATAAGGATTTGAAAAAAGAAATTGAAGAAGGAAACTTTAGAGAAGATTTATACCACCGTTTGGCAGTAATTTTGGTTAAAGTTCCTGCGTTAGATGATAGAAAAGAGGATATCCCAGCCTTGGTAAATCATTTCTCTGAAAGCATTTCTCAAGAGCATGGCAAAGCTACCAAAGAATTTAGCCCAGAAGCGATAAAAGAACTGCAATCTTACAGCTGGACGGGAAACATACGTGAATTGCGAAATGTCGTAGAACGCCTTATTATATTAGGAGAAAATCCTGTGAGCAAAAAAGATGTTCAATCTTTTGTGCCCAAAAAATAA
- a CDS encoding MATE family efflux transporter gives MNFKEHIKKNFQIAWPVMLSQAGQIVVNVADNVMVGGLGGRFDHVENIQLGTTALAGVALGNSVLFIIMSTAFGFSFGMSPLVAQADAKNNVQRGAKVFSHGLLLNLIITALLLIVLFSIEPLLFKMKQPVEVVQAAIPYIRIAGISIVPLMIFQSLRQLSEGLSLTLNVAIATIVANVLNIFFNYLFIYGNWGMPRLEIAGAAFGTLISRVIMIFVLLFLMLKNPKTQMYLKAVSFKIFNKFIFRKLFNLGAPTAMQMFFEMGTFSAAAFICGMAGTNQLAAHQIALNLASITFMLCIGISTAATVRVGNQFGLKHFKNLRKAGFSAIVMTMMIMTISGISFIIFRHILPEFYTENPAVIGIASQLLIIAALFQLADGTQVTALGSLRGMQDVFIPAMITLVAYFVIALPLGYFLTITKGMGALGMWIGLGSGLIFSAIALVSRFYLKTKQLVLPN, from the coding sequence ATGAATTTTAAGGAGCATATCAAGAAAAACTTTCAAATTGCCTGGCCTGTGATGTTGTCTCAAGCTGGGCAAATTGTTGTGAATGTAGCAGATAATGTAATGGTAGGCGGTCTAGGCGGTAGATTTGATCATGTCGAAAACATTCAATTGGGGACTACGGCATTGGCGGGCGTTGCACTCGGAAATTCAGTTTTATTCATCATTATGAGCACGGCATTTGGCTTTTCGTTTGGGATGTCGCCGCTCGTGGCTCAAGCCGATGCTAAAAATAATGTTCAGCGAGGAGCCAAAGTTTTTTCGCACGGATTATTGCTCAATTTAATTATCACAGCTTTGTTGCTAATCGTATTATTTTCCATCGAGCCGTTATTATTCAAAATGAAACAACCCGTAGAAGTAGTGCAGGCTGCAATTCCTTATATTAGAATTGCGGGAATCTCCATTGTCCCGCTCATGATTTTTCAGTCGCTAAGGCAGTTGTCTGAGGGGTTATCGCTCACACTCAATGTGGCAATTGCAACCATTGTAGCCAATGTTTTAAATATATTTTTCAACTATTTATTCATTTATGGAAACTGGGGCATGCCGCGTTTAGAAATTGCGGGCGCAGCATTTGGAACATTGATTTCTCGTGTAATTATGATTTTTGTGCTTTTGTTTTTAATGCTAAAAAATCCAAAGACACAAATGTATCTAAAGGCAGTTTCGTTTAAAATATTTAATAAATTTATTTTTAGAAAATTATTTAATCTTGGAGCCCCTACCGCTATGCAGATGTTTTTTGAGATGGGGACCTTCTCGGCAGCAGCATTTATTTGCGGAATGGCAGGAACCAATCAGCTTGCGGCGCATCAAATTGCACTAAATTTGGCATCAATCACCTTTATGCTCTGCATCGGAATCAGCACGGCGGCCACTGTGCGTGTGGGCAATCAATTTGGTCTAAAACACTTCAAAAACCTACGAAAAGCAGGATTTTCTGCCATTGTGATGACGATGATGATTATGACGATTTCGGGGATTAGCTTTATAATTTTTAGACATATTTTGCCTGAATTTTATACCGAAAATCCAGCCGTCATCGGCATTGCCTCTCAATTATTAATCATAGCAGCACTCTTCCAATTGGCAGATGGTACACAAGTTACCGCTCTAGGGAGTTTGCGAGGCATGCAAGATGTTTTTATCCCCGCAATGATTACACTAGTGGCGTATTTTGTGATTGCGCTGCCGCTGGGGTATTTTTTGACGATTACCAAAGGTATGGGTGCTTTGGGAATGTGGATAGGGCTAGGCTCAGGATTAATTTTTTCTGCGATTGCTTTAGTTTCAAGATTTTACTTGAAAACGAAACAATTAGTTTTGCCAAATTGA